Genomic window (Diorhabda carinulata isolate Delta chromosome 11, icDioCari1.1, whole genome shotgun sequence):
CCTCTTGATACTGAGCGTTCAATTTATTCATGTACTCGTTTtggttttccaaaattttatcgATATGATTGGAATGTGAAGAGAGGTTAGTTATATAGTCATCTTCGGCTACGTCGAGTTCTTTTACTAATCTCGAAATAGTTTCATTTTTGTACTGAATTACTCTTTCTATCCATTTTCTTAAATGCTATAACGAAATAAgttgtttcaaatattcatttccaATCAACTATTAAGTAGAAGTAAGCTTGGCAACATCGATATAAACTATAATATAAACGGCGTAGGTCTTCCATCACGTGACTAATCCATCAGCACCAATATTAATCTGAATcagatcaaaatttttgtgaactcagtagaaataatcgttatgactaatattccaaaggtcAGCCTTTTACGAATtggtaattaaaaaagaaatttaagtGTTTTAATtattcgtattttatttttatggttaaaatatcgatatacaaatcgggatcaaattacataatccaaaattaatattagtaGTTAATTATCGgagaattgattttttggagGATGATTTGGATTTTATATTAGTATGTACATATTAATGTAGTGGCGTGAATCTATCAACTGGGTGTCTTCCTATCTAAATTAAAATTCCCGTCTTACGGCATTTTAGGTATTATTACATGTTGGAAGTTTACAAGCATAtgtattatattaaataaaaagtcgATTTAGTTcgtaaaaaactgattttaataataaataaacgttcatactaaaaattcactgaaaacgacACAGTAAACAAAACTCACGTCAAATTCTACTTTTAAAACGGTCAATTATTTACGATACGTCAATTATATCGTTGTCTCTTTTTACGATTACTACtgtcaatttaaataaactattaCGTATGTATAGTGGAGAAGACAATCGATTATATATTCGATTTCTAgtgaaagaagaagataaatcGTAGATTAAGTGACATGATGGAAGACTTCCACTGGTCTTACTATACTTTCGGGTTAATGTTTATGGCGGTAGATATAATCtaaacaatgtatttttataacaaattgttatttctaaattatatcgTGATATATTTCACAGTGGTTAATTACGaatcttttaaaataataataaaattaaatacaatgttGATAATGAGAAAgtgtgtttattattataagaataaGTTACAGCGTTGCCAACTTATAAATCTCTACGTATCCTTTATgacatttagaaaaaagttttaccTCGATGTTCTCCTTCATTTCTTGACATTTTGTTTTGCGCAGTATTTGATGCcaattttggttaatttttgcTAAGTTCAATCTTGAAaatgcttcttcttttttcacttttttctacaaaaatcgGCATTATGGTAGCAGTATTGACCATTGTAGACAGTCTCTTGaattaaaactgattttgataTTCccaagaattttatattttatataattgagaGCCTCTATTGTGTCataataaacatcaaaattaaatattcttatagaatttaaaacaaaattaataatgtaaGATTAAATTTTCGACTTGTTTTTGTTTACTTAACCTAAATATTGAAGTGGCTAACATAAGCAAACAAAAAAGCTGATCGGGAATTTCGATATCACAACGTAGATAACTAATTcagttttaaatgaataaattatttgaaaataacgatAACAAAGTACTTATAAtctaaaaatagttcaaaacaTCCATAATACAATATTacgtttgaaataaataaaaagctgaGTGTCTAAGCAAATGGAAATTTACGAATATATGCAATATTATGAACAAAACGAAACAGACTTCATCCTTGTAATATGAGATGCCAAATCTCGCAGCACatctaaataaattgtttaataaagatttttgcATACTCTTAAGTTTTCCTTGCTAAACAAATGCccattatataatatattaccTCAATAATTGATTACTAAATGAGAAATAAGTATgtaatttgaataatcaaacaaatatttgtgTCTATATACAAGTAAATCTGGCAACTACGTAGTTAGCTCGAAAAATGTGCgtagtaaaataaaatgatgGAAGTGATACAAGAGAACTAGAACAGGAAAGAAATGGTAAGAAAAACAatgtattttcgaaaatttacaatcacaaatgaagaagaaagaagctaaaagaatattaaaaatagggATGAAACTAATTGTGACCATCTTTAAATAAACACAAGTTGACATTTGATATACCATAAAAGATGTACGAAATATCTTTAATTTGAAGTCACAATAGTAATACCGAATCTATTTCGAAAAAggttaaagaaataaaaaatatagagcaggaaatttattttcgagaatcaaaaatgaagaagaaagacgtgaaaagaatattataaataaggATCGAACTAATTATGACCATCTTGAAATAAACACAATATGACATTTGATATATCATAAAAGATGTAAGAAATATCTATAGTTTGAATAGTCTCAATTACCGaatttatttctacaaaaaagaaaactaatatCCACCTTCCTATGATAAATGTGGAAAATCGCTAATATTTAAATCATTGAATGAAAAGTGCGGAAAAGAGTAATAAACGAAAGTATGAAACGCAGGATTGTTTTGCAAATGGCGGACGGCAATATTCGCCTTACCATAGGCGtgctatataaaaattattatgtagcaaataatatgaaaaaataaatagaatttagattaaattttttttacaaaaaaaaaactgaatctaatgttttaagaattttaaaaacactCCATAAAAAATGTTCCTCCAAataatgacatatttttttatctctaaattGATTGATAACTTCATAATATGAAGCgcattatttacaatatataaaGAAGTAGCCTTGAAATTTCTCGCGTCTCAAACCATATCTCTCCGCTAAAGGATTCCATACAGAGCTCGAACGCGACTAGGAACCGGATATCCTTTAGCTAGATGGGCCTGTAGAAACTTGTCAGGGTTCAgtaaaatttccaattttacgTACGTAAATAAAGCTACGCCAgatcaacatcggctttcgctTAACGCTGTGAaacgaaacccttctccacgtcagtcctccaaGGCTTCTCTAGAGTTTTTGCAGCTACCATCAAAATCTACACCGATGGCGGCGCCattaagtttttttctaaacaaacttttttctGTCTCAAAATAACGTTGAGGTTTCCgaatttttactttaattaattttacatGGATTGGTGGAAGGAGCGTTTCTGTTTTGAATTATGACCTTGATAAAGGCTTATCTTTGTTTTCAGATAAACAAATGTAGAAATactaattttgatttgattttaatttactgTTTTTATCATCATGTTACGCCTATGTCTTGATCTTGTCaactatcaaaatatgaaatttttgttttgcattttttattattaatattaatagtatctaaaatatataaataaaaaacagtttagtAATCCCTAAAGATGTATTTTTAAGAATGTTAGAGCAGCTGCATGCTACAAAACTAATCATTTTGTTCATAATCTAATTATTACTGTTTTAAGACTTAGATCACTAATGTAATTAGTCCGAAACGATACCTATATACTTAAAAACCtctgtaaaaataattaaaatttgcaaaacaaaacaaaataatttaccactataaattcaatgattgaaatgattataattttttcaatactgtCCTCGTTCCTACATTTGActttacaataatttaaattgcTAATTTACCTCTAATATTGATCGATTTCTTATATTccatattaaattaaatttataaaagcaTAATAATTCGTTTATTTTTGTCCAAAACGTTTTAAATtacccaaaatattgaaaatattcaacacGACATAACCTCGTATATTTCCCAACGATTGTTAAACAGAGATGGAACGTGTAGTTTCTTATAGTTGAATTCCGTTATAAATCTAGTTGTTCACATTCcattaaataatgtatttacgatttataataaatttagtgtaacaattaaatgaaataaagtattttattactattgaaaaaaaaataaaacctcgTTAACAcctgattaaaaatttttgttgacacAATAACAGATCGTGCAACAAAGCTCGACAATCTTATCTAGTTCGTTAACCTGACGTCAGctgattgaaaaatataaataactgtCGAACGAAGAAGTCAGGttagtataattttatttgcgAAGTGATACACTACGTTGAAGCTAAACCGTTGCAAATATTGTGAAggttattgttataaataatatattgttgaatACTAGAGACCAGAAAAATGTCTGAAAGTCATTTCGACGAATACGAACACTACAATTTCGAATATGACAAACATTTATACAGTGGTAATAGCGGTAAACAAAGGTCCAAGAGAGAAGTCAGCGAACATACCAATCATTTCGATCCCTCAGGCCATTCTAGAAAAATCGCTATCAAACTTATGAACGCTGAATCGAATAAGAAGAAACAAACTGCGTGATGAAAGTGAGAAAATGGCTTAACGGATGAACTTTATGATGAAGGGGAAAGCGATTTCGAATCAATATTGTACtggttttttatgataaaaaataattactaatggaaataaatattgtattactTATATCATTGTTTTTATATCCACCTACATCTAGTTGTGTTGTCGTACAACTGGTTTTCAAGgttatgtatattttctaatgagtTATTGATATAAACACGAGGATAAGTTTTGACCTTATGCTGAAACTTTTTAATTAGGTTTATTCTTCATATAAAATgggtaaatatcacaaaatgagggattattttgtaattatgaATTCATTTATCCTCACGaggtaaattttaaaaaatctggGAGTCcaatttatattatagaaagTATGCAAAACAAAGGAtttagataaagaaaaaaatctgtcTAGATTTCAGACTACTTTGTACGAATATGAATAATcagaagtaaataaataatgtgtttgacatttgaatttacaaaaaaaagtaatttcacagtaataatatacaaggtatgtTATAAAGTGGTTTAGGGTGTTGTTCATTTTTAAGAAGTAACAAGATTTTTCGGCTATACGAATGAATTGTTGGAAAAGACCTGGAAGCCGAATTTATATACCTGTGGTATTGAAAAGAGCTGAGTTTCCAGTAGGGAATGTCAGTATCTACTTTATATCGATTTAGAAAGAGCAGCAAGAATATAATTAAGGGCGTTGTTTTAATATTGAGTATCGTCGACGGTTTTATGAAGGTTCTGTTTGGTATTAAAAAGTACACGCGACGACAAGCCTCCTGAGCATACCGCTGGGGATATTAAAAAGATTATtctgattatttcaatttttcacataaaaattatttcctcaatttgtaaaataatttcctttgaaattgttttttcttacCTTCATGAACGTGGCAATTAAttgttcttttcttcttttcgcTTCTTCTTCCATTTCAGCTCGATGCTGCATATACCTCGCCCTTTCTTCATCGGACATTTTGGCTAATTTATTAGCTACGGATTTCTTCTTTCCTCCCATATTTAACGAAATTTAATCTTGAATTTCTTTACCGAACACTATTTATTACTTAATACGTTTATTTCGTACATATGCACGTATTTGATCAATGATTACATGGCAACCGTTACAAGTATTCATGATTTCCCTTCCCAATCATGATTTGGtaccaattttttataaagaaattaatattaaataaaaaaacgcaAATCGACGTACTAGAGGTATTTGTGAAGACTTTTAGATAAGACTATTACTTTTTCGCTGCTATTAAAGAAATGACCACCTGGCATCGTGATTTGaccttgtaaaaaaattatggcCGTCGTTACcacataaaacaataaatatgatGGCAGTAATACTCAATCTAAAAATATgtgtttataaaatgaaatcgGATTGATAAGTTAAGAAaacacaatttattttcaatatcaaaatagtttgatacggttttattataatttagaaCTGCAAAACACAACAATCATCCGCCATGATTATTAAAATACCAATTATAGTATAAGGGCCCCTTTACACCGGGGTAACACTATGAGGCATATCACAAATTGTGGTATGCGTCTCATTGTTGCATTCTACAAAAATAAGTGCCTTATTTAAATGTCAAATGAGGACTTTGAATTTTAACTACAATTAATTGCACCATATATTCAAAAAGAGGACTCTACCAACATAAGTTTCCCGTGGATACTGATATTCTTTTCgtctaaatacaatttttctacaaaGTTACGTTTCACtctgtttttataatttgaattgcGGACATCCCACAATACTTCACACTTTCTATAATCTTCAATGAAgtctaaaaacttttcattACTTTACTATTTAgtgatttttatgtttgtttttacaaacttttgtctataaattgtaaaaattttttgacaatcttcacttttcaaaacaaaaaaaaaacataatctAGAAACTATTTTGGCGCAACAATAATTGcgacatttttaattattgttaattagaGCATGCGGCTCTGCGGTATGTCGCACAGTTTTGCCCCAGTGTAAGAGGACCCTAAGAAATGTTATAATTATTGTACTAAGGCAGCGTTGTCGGGTGTACTAACTCTTCAGTAGATCTACTGAtttgataaatgaattattggaatatatcttcattttatgtgaaaatgaaatataaattaatttctaatatttttaaaatttagtaaTTATGCTCATTCCTGCTGCCAATGTGCTCTTTGTTGTGTGATGCAAAGAAAGAGAAATTTATGGGACAATCTGGGaagtttacagaaaaaaaacttaaaaatttgatgattaCAAGATGGGTCAAATAGCTCATGACGAACAACAGCGTGGACGCTCATCTTTGGTTACTTATGAACTTGTTTACGCAATTGGAAAGAAGCTTGAACAAAACCGCTAGTGCTTTTGCTAAGGAATTTCCACAAACTTTATGATCACTAATTCATTAAATGACGAGCCGGAAGAATATGTTTCCACAAGATTGAACATAGACGGCAATCTTCTATGAAGAATGCTTACAAAAACTTGTGCTACACTATAAAAAGtgtttccaaatttcaaaaactatgtAGAAAATTATATGTACAATTAACATTTCTTCTGTATCTGTACACgtttttttacttactttttggatatacctcgtatttaagttcaatatattcaatggtttttcaattttgttctgAATATTATTTCCCATAAAAATAACCctcatttatttcatattaatttgttttttttattttcatataaacagaaatttgtagtttaaatttaattgatttggttaagttaaaataatgaaaattaattattttgcaTGAATTGTTCCACAAGTgcaaatttttccaatttatcccttagtatttttaaaaatcagtttacatttatttataaaccatgtttttttacaaatacttttTACTACCACGAATTTActgtaaataaatagaaaatcgACTTACGGGTGATTGAAACACaaatattcctaaaaaaataaaatattcctgttaatttacatatttaattaaaaaatttacaaatacgTAATTCTATATATACACACACAAACGCGACAGTttctatatttcattattaaatgcTCACTTACATATGAAAATTAAAGCAGCTTTTCATTGTTATTtggttttacaaattttttcttcgacttggattttttctgtttgttgaattttttcccTAACGTGTCTACTAAAGTTGAATAACCCTCTGCCATTTCAGCATCTGTTATATCCTTTTCTTTCTTCCGTTCTTGTTCTTCTAAAAGTTTTGTGTATTCATTTGACATCAACTTTTCTATTTCCGGATTCATACCACCAAATGATAATCTACCATCTATAAGATTCTTGCAGTTAACTATACTAGTTGATATGAAGACGAGGTTTCCCGTACGTCTCATTTCTTCTGTAATTTCATTCGAATACATTTTATTCCCTTCTAAATCATCAGctaatttttctactttctcTTTGGTTTTCTTCATGAATTTCATTTCTAGAATGGTTTTAGATAACTTAACATCTTCCTTTTTATccattattaaataatattatcttaAGAATTTTAGAATGTATTGGTTTATGAAAACTAGGGTTAAAATTCTCTTCTTTTTCAACTCAAATTGTCAGATAATACGGATATGATATGTATAAAAGAAATTGTGGAatcgtataaaaaagaagataatttgacatttttaaaattgttattgattAACATGATTTATTTAAGATGAATTATTTTCGTTATACGAAgtcaatttttagataaaaaaaaaatgtaacgtATGTTCAGGAACAAAGTTCCAACTCTAACGAAGGGCATACTCTTATTATATAGATCCTTGACTTTCCCGATCATGTACTCTTCTTCTTTAACTCAAATTGTTAGGTAATATGTATAGAGGAAATTGTGGAATcgttataaaaaagaagataatttgacacttttaaaaatgttattaaataacataatttgtttaagatgaattcttttcgtttttctaagtcaatttttcgattaaaaagtattacatatcaaaaaaaatatgtatcataCGTTCAGGGACAAAGTCCCGAATCTAACGTAAGAGAATACTTCTATTATATAGATCATCAAGGAATGGTaagttcaatttcttattttgtttaaggaatataaaatttttcatggctaaatttattaattttttgatatatttattttcataattttagttatttttagaTGATGCCcgtatgaaaaattttacatcctgttttaaagacaaaaaatttttgaaattcttcttCAACCAGTTGAAATTAAACAACACAGGTTGTTACGAAGAATTTCCTTACATATCGTTATGCGGTAGAGAAAGGAATTTTGTAAGATGTGACGATTTTCCGATAGTTTTCACACATGTAGTTGAAACAGAATCAAACGAAACTCGCTTGGGATACAATCATGCTGGTAATTTATTAACAACAACgttttttcctaataaaataataatgttacCACAAACTGGTAGAGTATATCATCCATTTTCCGCTAAAGTAGGAGGGATCGGATTAGTAGCTTCCAAATTGGCTGTGGAATTCagtagatttttcaaatttaataatggAGAGATGAATTCCCCAACTCACTTCACATTTGAGGATGTTACTTATAATTTAGATACCTCGTGGTAtgataagatgaaaaaatagtaaatcgaTGTTATTTTCTGGGATATAATTACACTCattgggaaaaaatataatcttaTTTATAACCCCATaccaatagttttttttgttgagtTTAATGCATCAAATAATTAGTGAGAATAACTTTACAACTAAGAGAAAGATTGTTTACATTCCTTCCTTTGTATCATGGCGTCTTTGATACTCAATTAAAAATgagaaatcgattttattaaacattcaaattgaATTCATGCATTACTTTCTAATTCTTTTTCTAGAATTGATAATCTATATTCATGTTAGATTATTTTCGAGTAATTTATAGCAGTCAAAGGAATATAGAATCGTGCATAGTCGTACAAGATCGTAGACGttgatttatcaaaatatcaactaCCCGATCGATGTGGTAataatttttagacaaaatggCGGATTGTTAAGCTCAGATGTTTGGAAATAATCAGATATTTCAATGACctgacaatttttcaatatggcgtctactaaataagtttattattcCATATGCTAGTTTTTCCTGcaatgtcttttaaatattgattgCGAACTAATTCACTCGAATATACTTCAAATAAACACAAACATGTCTCCTTAGTTCACATTTTGAAACTAGCCATAAATGccatattgaaattttatccaCAAACGCCATTTTGAAACTGTACCCATAAACGCCATATTGAAATAGTACCCATAACCGCCATATTGAAATAGTACCCATAACCGCCATATTGAAACTGTAGCCATAAGTGCCATATTGAAACTGTACTCATAAACGCCATATTGAAACTATACCCGTAAATTTCATATTGAAACTATACCCGTAAACTTCATATTGAAACTGTACTACATCgaaatatatctaaatgaaCGTATACAGTTTGATGACTCgcatattaataataaatataatcaagaaaaaattgaactatatatatatatatatatatatatatatatatatatatatatatatatatatatatatgaaaagaaAACGGGTTTGCTGCTACAATAagtactaattttttatttcacttataAATTCACCTAGTGAAATATTGTAGTTACTCTGTATATAAAGTTTATCTATGGTTTTACTTCAAACGCCAGTTCAATATGGCGTCAAGACATCATCGATGTTTATTTCGCGATACAAGCTGTATATATTATGCTGAAATGATTGGttacagtacagtatgaaaTTGCAAGAAGGGATTTAAAAAGAACacagtattaataataaatcggttcaattttattttaataaagaaaaatttaaagttaATAACAAGTTTTATAATCGAATAGTTAAAACATTGTAGTCAATGAATAATCAATGTATTTGGcaagaattattgaaattattatataataacaaGGTGTAGCTGAAAAATAAccaatttgagtgagttgctaGAAAAAAAGAACAGATGTACATGtaaggtaaaaaaattatatcaaaatataaaatgttctattttttttaaataatagttttctttTGGGACGAATTCACTCCActtgtaatattttaatttattaatattaataaatatttcacttaagtaaaaaagtgaggttagaatAACTTTTacatcttaaattttttattttataagtttttctttataaatcgtcttgattttagatttttttaatagaaagttattctcaaaaaaatgttttgaattttctataaatgaagacctaaaatcaagacgatttataacgaataattgaaatagaattttcactatattaatttgaaaagaaataattctGAGATAGTTACGAATCTTCTGATTAAGTATACTTCATTTATTGTAtctaaaaacgaatttttactgcaaagaatttattattcatgCACCAAACCACGTCAAGCTGAATTATAACATTTATGGGATATTGATGACCTTATTGAAGATTAACAGTTCATAGTGAGAATAGTAGTGATAGTGAAGAGTGTCTCTATATAATTTACAGCAGAAAATTTGTACTTTCACCGAAGAATCAAAAAGAGAAACTGAAAACAGTAATAATTAGAGGATATTAGTTCGGATGctgataatttgatataaactgTCTCTCAACTAGTGGCTTTCAGATTTTATATGCTTAAAAACGTTAATAGCTTGgaatacaataacaaattaaagtCAAAAGTAGAGAAAATACACTAAAAGCTCTCCGCTGAGACAAAAATGCGTTACAGTTACATAAGTTTAAGAAATCTCTAGGTGAAACCACTTTTTCCAAACTCTTTTTTGAACACACCTTTGCAGACAACTGTCTTAAGCTAGGAATAAATGTCATCAATAAcgccaaaaaaattgaattttgaagacGGTAACTTGGTAATCGAAACGTTCATACCAGACAGTgtattgtgagtgttggtgtagtggtagtgtaaaaaGTGTGTTCGGTAAGTCTCAAGGGTTTGTTTCCAAGtcgaataaaaattaaaaaactagtATTGGTTATActagatttttaaaatactaaaattaatCTAGAAGTTTCATTTTGTTGTTcctcatatttttatttgatggtTATTTAACAGCAACGTGTTTAAAATTcttataactttttcattcatttcacgATTTATATTTACAGAATTTGCAAAAAAGGCactttttctacatttttctaAGCATATTTGATAATTGACAATATTgcacacatttaaaatattttctcggTTTACCACCAAAACTGATATAGATAAAGATGAATTTTTGCACAAATTGGCATTAAACCTATAAAATCAGACAGTATTTCTTCTCGGTatgcatttttctttaaaaaatgtggTAATACAcccagaaaaaataattatttcaattttcacgATTGCACTTTGACATATAAAATTGAACTAATTCGTATTACTTTCACAGTTGGATAGTTCTGGTACCACAGGTTCCTTTTTTGTATCAGATAGGATGGATTTCTACCAGATATAAAACTCCGAAGTAATATTGACCTCAGAAGgctattttcctttttctttacTAATGGGATAGGCAACGATGgaatattttgtgaaatatcgGCTACTTTGCCTCTACCATAGTCATTTTCATCCttatttttgatcaattatcCCACGTTGTTGCTCAGTCTTTTAATAAATCATCAGTATAGAGACCTTTAtccaaaaaatgtgttttatcaCTTAAATATTGCACAACTTAGGCAACAATGAACTGATAGTAGGATACATCAGAGTATATGCTGTTTTCTGTTACCACCTAGATCCATTACAAGCACATTACTTTAATGAATACATATGGGGTAGGTACAGCAGatgaagatttttgaaaaatcaaaaaaagcaCGTTCTATCTTCAGTTACTCtagaagtttttaaataagttaCTACAgaagtttttcagtttttttcttgaGATATTGGCTTCATCGGTAGATGCTCTAGGCAGGTCTCTGTATGGAAGTGACTTATACGGACTTATCGCCACGTCTAACCGCAGAAGATAACTGAACATATGATTAAAAAGAAGTATCGTATATCACTTTCTCACCCCGTATCCTTCCTTGCTTGCATTATACCATGTATATTTGTTAATAGATAGATTAGAGCCTAATTATAACATCCtgctactttttttataatattaggACTACATAATTGGAATGCTTTCAATATGTGCTTCAACTTTCagtataaattgaattttattacttgGATCTCTTTTATTGGGCTTATCAATCACTTTGTGGgtgttttttctttctaaagAAGTTTTAAAAGACCTAAATGGTATGCACATCTTTTATTTACCCTCGGTGCTCATCCTGATAATTAACAAtgtattttaactaaaaaaagtCTACAAAAACACAACCGAGTATAATTGGTCATGTTTTACaaccaacaaatattttaactatGATACTGTgaagtaaatacaaattttctaaTAGATTCTTCATTATTATTAGCATCTTGATCATTTAAACTCCAATTTTTGGTAGTAACCCCGCGATATTTTAAACTACGTCACACCTAGAAATATCtaccttgtatatttttatatgaaaaaattttgtcttttaaaaTTCGCTTGATTgatactaaataattttttttgtatcaaaatgttgatgaaaaatttGGACGAATAAATTTCTAGGACGTTTTTGATTCGAAACGTTCAGTTATGGTCATAATTCGCCATGGGTTTCTATTGGTGTAGCTGGTCTAGTAAGAACCGTTTTACTTCCGGATAGTACCCAAGATAATCCGATTTTCGATCCGCAATCTTCACC
Coding sequences:
- the LOC130899680 gene encoding uncharacterized protein LOC130899680, producing MSESHFDEYEHYNFEYDKHLYSGNSGKQRSKREVSEHTNHFDPSGHSRKIAIKLMNAESNKKKQTA
- the LOC130899679 gene encoding M-phase phosphoprotein 6 is translated as MDKKEDVKLSKTILEMKFMKKTKEKVEKLADDLEGNKMYSNEITEEMRRTGNLVFISTSIVNCKNLIDGRLSFGGMNPEIEKLMSNEYTKLLEEQERKKEKDITDAEMAEGYSTLVDTLGKKFNKQKKSKSKKKFVKPNNNEKLL
- the LOC130899390 gene encoding UPF0598 protein CG30010 — protein: MNSFRFSKSIFRLKSITYQKKYVSYVQGQSPESNVREYFYYIDHQGMLFLDDARMKNFTSCFKDKKFLKFFFNQLKLNNTGCYEEFPYISLCGRERNFVRCDDFPIVFTHVVETESNETRLGYNHAGNLLTTTFFPNKIIMLPQTGRVYHPFSAKVGGIGLVASKLAVEFSRFFKFNNGEMNSPTHFTFEDVTYNLDTSWYDKMKK